The following coding sequences lie in one Thermosulfuriphilus ammonigenes genomic window:
- a CDS encoding SLC13 family permease, which yields MPSYSPEDFEIIFVLAVFLALIRGLEEAGFFEVMTGFLGGDASGLKLLGATFFLSMVVTNDVALMATLPVALRCQSQRKALLIVYLAIAANAGSSLSPFGNPQNLFIYWFYDLHPGAFLKTIAPLSIVCGGLLLILGLIFLRGLRFEACRDVQFNQSIGIYLGLFLALVVTILKIFPLWLGWIVLALAVFLDYRVIKIDYFLLLTFLCFFGLTDNLAFVLKSSIKEIDHVFWMAAFSSQLISNVPAALLGADFTRQWPALLWGVNVGGFGSLVGSLANLIAFRFYLKQSSSQGHFLLLFHLWGYLFFALGSGLFWLLY from the coding sequence TTGCCGTCTTACAGCCCGGAAGACTTTGAGATCATTTTTGTTCTGGCTGTCTTTTTGGCCCTCATAAGGGGTTTAGAGGAGGCCGGCTTCTTTGAAGTCATGACCGGTTTCCTTGGAGGAGATGCCTCGGGCCTCAAATTGTTAGGGGCTACCTTTTTCCTTTCCATGGTGGTCACCAATGATGTGGCCCTTATGGCGACTCTCCCTGTGGCCCTTCGTTGTCAGAGCCAAAGGAAGGCCCTCTTAATTGTCTATCTAGCTATTGCCGCTAACGCAGGTTCTTCTCTCAGCCCGTTTGGCAATCCGCAAAACTTATTCATTTACTGGTTTTATGATCTTCATCCAGGGGCCTTCCTAAAGACCATAGCCCCTTTGAGTATAGTCTGCGGGGGTCTTCTTTTGATCCTTGGTCTCATCTTTCTCAGGGGGTTGAGGTTTGAGGCCTGTCGGGACGTTCAATTTAATCAATCCATCGGAATTTATTTGGGGCTTTTTCTGGCCCTTGTGGTTACAATTTTAAAGATTTTTCCCCTTTGGCTAGGCTGGATTGTATTGGCCCTGGCTGTCTTTTTAGATTATCGAGTCATTAAGATTGATTATTTTCTTTTGCTGACCTTTCTTTGTTTTTTTGGCCTTACTGATAATTTGGCCTTTGTCCTGAAATCTTCCATTAAAGAGATAGATCACGTCTTCTGGATGGCTGCCTTCTCCAGCCAGCTTATTAGCAATGTGCCGGCGGCCCTTCTGGGGGCCGATTTTACTCGCCAGTGGCCGGCCCTTCTGTGGGGTGTTAATGTGGGAGGTTTCGGAAGCCTTGTCGGCTCTCTGGCCAATCTTATTGCCTTTCGCTTCTATCTTAAACAATCCTCTTCTCAGGGGCACTTTCTTCTCCTTTTTCATCTCTGGGGCTATTTGTTTTTTGCTTTAGGAAGTGGTCTTTTCTGGTTGCTTTATTGA
- a CDS encoding homocysteine biosynthesis protein: MAYKVEKTIAEINQRIREGKAVVVTAEEMIDIVKTEGPVKAAKEVDVVTTGTFSPMCSSGAFINFGHSVPTIKAHRVWINGVPAYAGLAAVDIYIGATEPSEDDPLNKVYPGEFRYGGGHVIEDLVAGKKLLLRAEAYGTHCYPRKYLEKEITLADLPYAVLCNPRNAYQNYNCAINLSERTIYTYMGVLRPRAGNANYATAGQLSPLMNDPYYRTMGLGTRIFLGGAQGYIVWYGTQHNPDVPRTNKGVPKRPAGTLMVMGNLKEMSPRWIMGVSMLGYGCSLSVGIGVPIPILNEEIASWTGVSDEEIFTQIVDYGYDYPNGIKRNYGEVSYAELRSGSIRVLGKDVPTVPVSSYVRAREIAEILKGWIKEGKFLLSEPQEPIPAPASPSLLNNNQKGAKEAEEE; encoded by the coding sequence ATGGCCTACAAGGTAGAGAAGACCATAGCTGAGATTAATCAGCGGATAAGAGAGGGTAAGGCCGTGGTGGTTACGGCGGAGGAAATGATAGACATCGTCAAGACCGAGGGGCCGGTTAAGGCGGCCAAGGAGGTGGACGTCGTCACTACCGGGACCTTCTCACCCATGTGCTCTTCGGGAGCCTTTATCAACTTTGGCCATTCTGTGCCGACCATCAAGGCCCATCGGGTCTGGATCAATGGGGTTCCGGCCTATGCCGGCCTAGCGGCGGTAGATATCTACATCGGAGCCACAGAACCATCCGAAGATGACCCCCTTAACAAGGTCTATCCGGGAGAGTTCCGTTATGGGGGAGGGCACGTGATTGAGGATCTGGTGGCTGGCAAGAAGCTCCTTCTTCGGGCTGAGGCCTACGGGACCCACTGTTATCCCCGAAAGTATCTGGAGAAGGAGATTACCCTGGCCGATCTCCCCTATGCGGTGCTTTGTAACCCCCGCAATGCCTATCAGAACTACAACTGCGCCATAAATCTCTCCGAACGAACTATCTACACCTATATGGGAGTCCTGCGTCCTCGAGCCGGAAACGCCAACTATGCCACTGCCGGGCAGCTATCACCTCTTATGAATGATCCCTATTATCGGACCATGGGGCTAGGGACGAGGATATTTCTGGGCGGGGCCCAGGGCTATATCGTTTGGTACGGGACCCAGCACAATCCTGATGTTCCTCGGACCAACAAGGGCGTCCCTAAAAGACCAGCAGGGACTTTGATGGTCATGGGTAACCTGAAGGAGATGAGCCCCCGCTGGATCATGGGAGTGAGTATGTTGGGCTATGGCTGTTCTTTGAGTGTAGGCATTGGGGTCCCCATCCCCATCCTTAATGAAGAGATTGCCTCCTGGACCGGAGTCTCTGACGAGGAGATTTTTACCCAGATAGTGGACTATGGCTATGACTATCCCAATGGCATCAAACGTAACTATGGCGAGGTCTCCTATGCGGAGCTTCGCAGTGGCAGCATCCGGGTTCTGGGCAAGGATGTCCCCACGGTGCCGGTGTCAAGCTACGTAAGGGCCAGGGAAATTGCCGAAATCCTTAAGGGATGGATAAAAGAGGGAAAATTTCTCCTCTCTGAGCCCCAGGAGCCTATCCCGGCTCCGGCCAGCCCATCTTTACTAAACAACAACCAGAAGGGGGCCAAGGAAGCTGAGGAAGAATAA